The DNA region TGTCGAACCTCGAAGAATTCAGCAAAACCGACTTGTTGGCCGCCGGCAAACTCGCGGGCGATCCACAAGCGCTGCTGCTTCAGGCCGAACGCGAACTCGGCGCCAGCCTCGATCAGCTCAGCCAATACGCCAGCGCTAACGCGGCGTATCTGACGCCGTTGCTCGCCGCCTCACAGCACTTGGGCAAGTTGTCTCTGGCCCGGGACAAACTGGTCAGCAGCGGGCGCAGCGAATTGGCCGCCGATGTCGAGCGTGAAGTCGCCAACATTCGCACTCAGGCTGAGTTGCTGGGCGCCTTGCCGCTGCTCGGTGTAGCCAGCAGCAGCGAATCCGGCACCGATGATTTCGCCGCGATGATGGGCCTGGAGAACACCGAAAAGGCCGTTGCCGAAGATGCGGGCGTCGGCCTCAAGCGTGAACTGAACAGCCTCCTCACTCGCTACCCGGCCGAACTGGCGCGCACACGTGACCAGATCCAGAAACGCACCGACCTCAGCGCCGCCACTCACCTGAAAATCGCAGCCGTGCAGCAGGCCATCGCCGGACTGGAGCCGGTGGTTCGCGCCCAGCACGGACAGATCCAAGGCGAAGTGCGGCTGATGCAAGGGGTGATGATTGGCCTGATTCTGCTGATTGCTTTGCTGATCGACACCTTGCAACGGAAACTGGCCCGGACGCTGACCAACCTCGCCCCGGCCCTTTCGACCTGGGCTGAAGGCGACTTCAGCCAGGACATTCAACTGGGTAAAACCAATCGTGAACTGCACGACATTGAAGCGTCGCTCAATCGCTTGCGCGCCTATCTGGTCGACCTGGTAGGGACCATTCGCCTCAACGCCGAGCAGGTCGCCGGTAGCAGCCGAACCCTGGCCGAGTTGAGCAATGACCTGCACAGCGGCGCCGAACATCAGGCCGGTGACACGGCGCTGATCCGCGATTCTCTCGGCGAACTGGAAGCGACCATTCAACAGGTTGCCGGCGATGCCAGCCAGGCGGCCGACGCCAGCCGCCATGCCGGGCTGGCGGTGGAGCACGGCCAGAAAGTCATCGGTTTGAGCCTCACCGGGCTGCACGCGCTGGTCGGCGAAGTGCAAGGCAACGCGCAAATGATCGAACACCTGGCCGAGGAGTCGGCAACCATTGGCGGCGTGCTGACGGTCATCCGTTCGATTGCCGACCAGACCAATCTGCTGGCCCTGAACGCCGCCATCGAAGCGGCCCGAGCCGGGGAAATGGGTCGAGGGTTTGCGGTGGTGGCCGAAGAAGTTCGTTCACTGGCACAACGCACCGCTGGCGCCACAGCAGAGATCCAGACCCTGATCGCAGGGTTGCAAACAGCCGCGCGACAATCGGTGGAAGGCATGCGCGCCCAGGTCGAACACGCCGAAGCCACTGCCAATCAGGCCCAGGCCGCCGACGGAGCGCTGGATAAAATCGTCGGCGCGATCCAGACCATTTCC from Pseudomonas sp. ACM7 includes:
- a CDS encoding methyl-accepting chemotaxis protein, coding for MIGLILLIALLIDTLQRKLARTLTNLAPALSTWAEGDFSQDIQLGKTNRELHDIEASLNRLRAYLVDLVGTIRLNAEQVAGSSRTLAELSNDLHSGAEHQAGDTALIRDSLGELEATIQQVAGDASQAADASRHAGLAVEHGQKVIGLSLTGLHALVGEVQGNAQMIEHLAEESATIGGVLTVIRSIADQTNLLALNAAIEAARAGEMGRGFAVVAEEVRSLAQRTAGATAEIQTLIAGLQTAARQSVEGMRAQVEHAEATANQAQAADGALDKIVGAIQTISDTAVRIADVTAQQSGAVSEIRDHSERIHQLGGDNLLRIGQGREQGEHLLVLGGRLHTAVQAFRV